A genome region from Purpureocillium takamizusanense chromosome 8, complete sequence includes the following:
- a CDS encoding uncharacterized protein (SECRETED:SignalP(1-22~SECRETED:cutsite=VAG-RP~SECRETED:prob=0.4331)~EggNog:ENOG503Q3IR) → MHRPTAYLGLQTLLLLTQCVAGRPNGQRAAAPHAIYMMTNDEANGVIALPVRPDGLLSHGTVTKTGGAGSVALHSDGNPGTPDALVSQSALTIAGEHIFAVNAGSNSLSMLAVSPTDPTQLRVVGQPVTIPGDFPNTVAASTMNSLVCVGTTGSKNGVSCSTFSDDGLGPMDELRSFDLRQTTPPVGPPNTVSQVFFSPDETQLFCTVKGNPAANKTGFFSAFPVEQDSPCGGAHGAPRLARKDTRSVPAGSAVLFGSLNIPGTSNVFATDASFGALILSMNPTSRMATTVARAQIPDQQATCWATISPATGTGFVTDVLVNRLVEINLKDASIVSQLNLTANGDQGLVDLQAAGDFLYALSPGNGSTEAAVTVVDVSGGPGSGKMVQHFELQGLAGPRAMGMAVLV, encoded by the exons ATGCACCGACCTACCGCCTACCTGGGACTTCAGACACTTCTGTTGTTGACCCAATGCGTTGCGGGACGGCCAAacggccagcgcgccgccgctccccacGCCATATACATGATGACGAATGATGAAGCCAACGGGGTTATTGCCCTTCCCGTTCGCCCCGATGGTCTTCTCAGCCACGGCACGGTAACCAAGACGGGAGGCGCCGGCTCCGTGGCGTTGCACAGTGACGGCAACCCGGGTACTCCAGATGCCCTCGTGAGTCAGTCAGCTCTGACCATCGCAGGAGAG CACATCTTTGCTGTCAACGCTGGCTCAAACTCCCTCTCCATGCTCGCTGTTTCGCCCACGGACCCGACACAGCTGCGCGTTGTGGGACAGCCGGTGACGATTCCCGGGGATTTCCCTAACACGGTCGCGGCCTCGACCATGAACAGCCTCGTCTGCGTGGGGACGACCGGATCCAAGAACGGCGTATCCTGCAGCACGTTCTCGGATGACGGACTGGGACCCATGGATGAGCTGCGCAGCTTTGATCTCCGGCAGACCACTCCACCAGTGGGACCACCCAATACCGTATCGCAGGTCTTCTTCTCCCCAGACGAAACGCAGCTTTTCTGCACCGTCAAGGGCAACCCGGCAGCCAACAAGACGGGTTTCTTCTCTGCCTTCCCCGTCGAGCAAGACTCGCCATGCGGTGGCGCACACGGAGCGCCCAGGCTGGCCAGGAAAGATACCCGCAGCGTGCCTGCAGGAAGCGCCGTTCTTTTCGGCTCGCTGAATATCCCCGGCACGTCCAACGTCTTCGCTACAGACGCCTCCTTTGGGGCTCTCATCCTCTCCATGAACCCAACCAGCCGGATGGCCACTACCGTCGCCCGAGCACAGATCCCAGACCAACAAGCAACATGCTGGGCGACCATCTCCCCTGCCACCGGCACAGGGTTTGTCACGGATGTGCTTGTCAACCGGCTCGTCGAGATTAATCTCAAGGATGCCAGCATCGTCTCTCAGCTTAACCTGacggccaacggcgaccaGGGCCTGGTCGACTTGCAGGCTGCAGGCGACTTTCTCTACGCGCTGTCGCCAGGGAACGGCAGCACTGAGGCCGCTGTGACCGTCGTAGACGTGTCCGGAGGTCCTGGTTCGGGGAAGATGGTTCAGCATTTCGAGCTGCAGGGACTTGCTGGGCCCCGAGCGATGGGCATGGCTGTCCTGGTCTGA